A region of the Spirochaetota bacterium genome:
TTTTTGGTAGTTTGAAAAAAAATTACTATTTTATTGATAATTAGGTTAAAAGCATTATATGGATTTTGAGATACGGGAGATAGAGATAGACAAAATAAAGGTTAGGGACAGGCAAAGGAAGTATATAGGAGATATAACACCTCTTAAGAAAAGTATGAAGGAATTAGGTCTTATAAACCCCATAATAGTTTCTGATGATAATGTTTTGATAGCAGGTTACAGAAGACTACTTTCTGCTAAAGAGTTAGGTTGGAAGAAAATACCTGCTAGGATAGTAAGTTCCGAGAAAAAACATCTTTTTGAAGATATAGAATTTGATGAGAACTACGCAAGGAAAAACTTGTTTCAGGAAGAAGTTGATGAAATTATCAAGAAACAAAACTCTCGTAAAAAGGGATTATTTGGAAAAATCTTCAGTTGGTTCAGGAGAAGGTTTTAACAACACTATGCCAAAGATACTTTTGTCTCTTGTC
Encoded here:
- a CDS encoding ParB N-terminal domain-containing protein, translated to MDFEIREIEIDKIKVRDRQRKYIGDITPLKKSMKELGLINPIIVSDDNVLIAGYRRLLSAKELGWKKIPARIVSSEKKHLFEDIEFDENYARKNLFQEEVDEIIKKQNSRKKGLFGKIFSWFRRRF